Genomic DNA from Helicoverpa armigera isolate CAAS_96S chromosome 10, ASM3070526v1, whole genome shotgun sequence:
GGAAGAACCGAAGGAAGATTTGGCAGCAACAGTAGCTAGGCAGCAGGCAGAAGTGACTACAGCTCCTACCACCAGTACAACCACGCCACAAAGTGGTGCCGTGAATACAACCACAGAAGGTAAGGATGGCCGGGAAAACTTTGCGGGAGGGTGTATCCCTGGCTACATGCGTACCGCAGACGGAAGATGCAAACCCAcctattaatgaaaatattgaaaagtttaCATTTAAGTGATAATATTCTCGAATACAAATCTGACAGCATGATCCCAATTAATGtgaaaattatattgtaatcAATTTGTGTGGAGTTATGGTTTGATTGCGAACTATACTTATTACAAGTTCTGTTAAAGTTATAGTTTCGAGTAAGTGTGTTTAGATTTTTCCAGTGTTAAGATTTAGaagctttttattgtttgattgaGTATCagtttgttcttttgtttaacTTTGTATGTTACTTGTAAAATGAAAAACCTTTGCATTTCTTAACTTACTTTATATTTGAGCAAAAAGTGACATTGTTGTAAAactattacattaaaaattaactttGAAGTGTTGGCTGTTATTTTTCTCCGCTTTCGCTTCACAGTATCATTTAGGACCTGATTTTAAAAGTTTACCTacaacatttcaatatttttatactagaaCACAGCACTAATTTAGTCTTCTTCAGTTTAGTATGGCAAACATTAACCAATCTTTCTTTTCCTATACTTAaggtacataatttaaatgattACATAACTACGACTAAGTAGAAGCAGTGATTATAAGCTTGTCGATGTGTATTGAAGATGATTATGAGTCACActtaaagtacataaataacagTAGCTGCCTATTACCCTAATCAGTGCTTATTTCTCATTTCTAGGGCAGTCAACTGTAAAAGTGTGAATTTGTGAATATAAGGTGGCTTAACAGTCAATGGCACACTTTGAGCAATATTTAATAGagtgctaatatttttttttctttttgttataaGTCTTTTAATCTACAAATCCTGGCCAGTACCAATAATATGTGCTGATGACGATAATGATGTAAGGAGTTCTTGATATAATCACTCTTCTGGAGTAACAGCCACAGCTTGAAACACTGGGTAACCGCCCTGAACCGGTCGCTGAGTGACTTTCTCAGTCACCGGTGTATTCTGATAACGGTCACCGAAAAATTCTTGTAAAACTTCAACAATCTCTTgcttatttttatctgtttgtGTTTTGTCTGCTTCTACcttattatcattatttggTATGGCATTGTTGTTTGTGTTAGGTGCATTCGTTGGACGATTGCCTCCATTGCCATCGTTATAAGAATTTTGGTCATATGTGTCACCACCTTGCTGTGGTCCTTTATTCGGCGGGCCTCTGTTATTGGGAGGACCTCTGTTGTTAGGAGGGCCTCTATTATTAGGCGGGCCCCTATTGTCCGGTGGTCCCCTGTTGTCAGGTGGGCCTCTGTTAGCTGGGGGCCCACGATTTGCAGGCGGTCCTCTATTAGGAGGTGGTCCTGGTGATCTCTtgcctataaaaaaaaaacaaataatagatgatgataatgaaatagCGCAAAAACACGAAATTAATAGTACGTTTATTTCTGTATAGACGTATTATTAATAGAAAACGGATGTCTTAACTACATGTATAGGTATATAGTTACTTAAACACTTGTAAAATTCCTTAATGATAGATCAAAACCGCAAAAAGCAATGTTCGTATTGAATCATAACACGTTTTTTCTATTTGATGAGTTACGGATAAAAAACATACTCGAGAACAAGTCACAGCCGAGTAAAGTTCAtttgatacataatattatttagaatgGATAACTATGGTTCTGAATTGAAACATGTAGtcttattttcatgaaaattcatTTTGGATACCTTATCATTAGTACTAAAACAACTCAAGTACTCATTatagtttattattaaaacaaaactaggtaacatttatttctattacatattttactattaaaatcataatactAGGTTTAGCGAGGtttcaatactttttaaaattaatcttcagGTGTTACAGGAGTAGCCTGAAATAGGAATGGCGATAGTGGACGTTTAGTTGTTATATCTCTTTTAGGATTTTGAGAATTAATTGCTGCAGTTGTTTGTTGAGTGCGGTCATCATCGTTAAATCTTATATCAATGTCATATTGATTATCTTGTGTGACTGCTTCAGTGGTAGAGGATGTGTAAGCTGGATTATTATCATACTgagtatatttattgttttcgttGTCTTTCCATTGATCTCTATCAGGTGGTGGTCTGCGGTCTGGCGGTCCACGATTGTACTGGTCAGGTGGTCCGCGAGGTCGATCAGGCGGCCTCCTGTCGAAGCGGTCGGGTGGACCACGATCATAGCGGTCGGGTGGACCACGATCATATCGGTCAGGAGGTCCACGATCATAACGATCGGGTGGTCCGCGATCATATCGATCGGGTGGTCCACCGCGATATGGAGGGGGACCACGCGGGGGAGGCCCACCAGGAGGCCTACCATATTGTTGTGGAGGCCAGTCTCTGCGTGGTGGCGGTGGCCTATCGTATGGAGACTGCCTTATTTGTCTGTCATCATAGAACTTTCTCGATCGATCGTCATCACGCGGAGGGGGAGGGGGAGGTCGCTTTTGATAGTAGCTGTCATATCTGTCGTAATAGTTTGATCTATAGTCGTCTGGTGGCGGTGGTGGCGGGGGATGATGGTGGTGTGGCGGAGGTGGGGGATAGTGATGTGGTGGCGGAGGGGGAGGGGGGTGGTGTGGTGGCGGTGGAGGTGGGTGATGATGCGGAGGTGCTGGTGGTGGTAGATCGTCGTCTTCTGGAGGTGGAGGCGGCGGTGGGCGTTTCTCATCTGAGTATCCAAATTGTTCGCTATCGTAACTATAATTGTCGGACGATGCCAGGGTAGTTTTTTCATCAGAAACACTGTTTGCAGGAATGTCGCTTGTATCTTTCAGTTTGTAAACCACGTAATCCCGATTTTGCGTCACAAATTCTGTATTAGTTTCTGGTGGTTGCTGGAAAATTTGCCTAATGTTCATGTCGGTTTGGTCATTGACTGGTGCTAAACGAGATGACTCTTTGTTTTGTAGGGTTTGTAGTTTGGTTGTGTCTAGAGCTGAAGCATCGATGTATACAATGTCCACTGTGTCCAAGTTCTGACGCCTCGTTCTTGACGCACCATTAGTTTTAAACTGGTCAGTGACATCTTGCCGCGTGGACCGCTTTTCTGATAAAGAAAGATAAGCGTGTCAAAGAGTATCACTTTTGTTAGTGTTAACGTTTTAAGTACACATTAAACTGACGTAGCAATTAGTAAGAACAAAGACTTAAACCAGCCTGAGCACTATTCTTCTAATTTGTATTTGATTAATGTCGGTACACTTGTATTCAGTAATCACTTCTAATTATgtcattatttaataatttggtGATCAAAGTAATGACCAAGATCTTTCGGTATTGATGGGTAAAAAACGTACATAATAACACTTCAAAGTTGTGGCTGTTATTGCTGTTAAATCATAAGGTAgttgaaaacaaaacatgtCAGTGAACTCAGAATGATGAGTCAGTTCTGttaataccaaaaaatattgtattttatcgCGACAAATAGTTACTACTGAGCaggtaacataaaaaaaagGAAGATCCAGTACCTACAGAGCATTTGTATAACCTtcctaaaaatataagttaaaagATTATCCTCATGAGGGATTTAACAAACTAAAGGCTGTGaggaaaataattgaaacaaaaactatgtATGTTTATGAGTTGACTGTTCTATTCTGAAATTAGCAATTTCATTTTTTGTgggtttaataataataggtaattaGGTTTATACTCATTATAGTGGAATCACGTGAAAAACAAGATTGGTTTCCATTTACgtaaaagacaaaaatatataacatgAAGTTTTAACTTGTTGTGCTGCTGACTATGTTCATATTTTCATCTATTTTTTGATGAGTAAAACGTTTACGTTTAAATATCTACACTATTCAAacattgcttaaaaatatagcaCATCACCTACGTGCAAACAAAATACGACCATAAAGTAATCAAATAAGGAAATCCCAACTAACCTCTATTTTCGTATCCGGGTGCACAGTAAACAATAGTTATTAGCGAACAGACACACAGAGCTATGACAAAACACCTCgccatttttattctatttacttaaaactatacttaatttataaatgatttttcttgTACACCAGTATAACGTCTACTTGCGATCGACAATGTTGTAGAATATGAGCATGTTGTTAAACCTTGAAACAGGTTTGGTCAGCAGCTATTAAGCCGGTTCTACACCTGGCTGAATGGCACGCTATGTGACGTCACATGTCATCATGCTGCGTGGTTGAGAAGTTGAGGCGTCGTCGTGCGATATTTTTGCAGTAAGTACGAGTTGAACACATAAATGAATGAATTAGTTAAGAGTGAGTAAAGTATTTTGAGTTAGATTCATAGCTTGGAAAACACAGTATATCCCATGCATATTACTCATACTGTGCGATCTAAAATTCGAAAGGCTGGCTGGCTTGTTTTGGCTAGTCTAACAATTTACTATGAGAATCAAACGCAGATGAAGTCTCAGGCAGAGTCAAgttattaatatacatattcaGACAAATTACGGTAATCTACGTCATGTTGTAATCGCGATAACCTTCTAACCACGTAGGTGTTAGTTTGTAGCTATTTAGTCGCACGCTGGCATATCTATGTATCATAGCAGTGTGTTACTATCTTTATTATCAATACGGACTCTAGATTGTTTTCGTCATGAGATGAGACCGCAAAAAGTTTTCCAAGAGTATTACGATTTCATAAAAAGTCATCGCTTCTAGGGCTGTCTATGTTACACTTTTTatatctaagtacctactttaaattactgggtaactttttatatttttgttgacgAATAGACAAGCTGATGCCGATATCCTGAGTGAGCGTATGTCTAGAGGTGAAACATACTTTTTTTCTGACTCTTAGGTCAAGTTGAGTTTTTATCACGATTGTTTTTGCTTCTCGAAGTATCTCTGATTCCACTACCTATCcaattaatcattaaaaaaaatcgataaaaaaacttttaagttaaacggttttatcttatgtgcactgaaaactagaaaataaaaaaaaactgttacttacctataaacctacataggtggtcccggtcatattagactaaaataaaaacgtgggggccctctgaaatcctacctatggcaaagcatatctttatactttggtagatcgtgaactcggcgttcgctggtgaagccgctacggctgattattgattgtcaaaatctccagttacgattatagtaagtagaaatccacacctattatacctctagaagaaagtattacagcaatagttaggtaattggccccacgtttttattttagtctaatatgaccgggaccacctatgtaggtttataggtaagtaacagtttttttttattttctagttttcagtgcacataagataaaaccgtttaacttaaaagtttttttatcgattttttttaatgattaattgGATAGGTAGTGGAATCAgagatacttaaatataaatgcgTAACAACAACATAACAAATGTGGTGGGTTAAgcttattatttacatttgcataaaacatattataatacctaaaacaaaaaaaaaacataaatcgtATTCCAGGATCGTAGCCTGGTGAATCTTCAGGCATGTTTCGAAGTCCATCACAAACTAAACTCGTTCCAACATCCACGAGACTTCCCAAACAGCACAAACCATTACCACAGAATCAAAATCAATGTTAGTTGTATAAAGTGAAATGTAAAAGCCACTTACCTAATACTGGAAGCGGCGACAATCTCATTCCCAGCGACAAATTGAGAACACCTTCCCGTGCCAGCAGCCGCAGGCCGCACTCGCTGGTAAATAGCTATTTATTGTGGCAGAGAGCGAGACACCTGTCCTGCGTAGGGTGGAACGCCACTAAATGGAACACTTCGTGCAATCTTTATTAGAAAAGAATTATTGCTTGCTGGTGAAGTAGCAGAGGCAAGTTTAAGGAGGTTGGCTGTGAACAGTTTCTGCAGTAGGAAGTATCTGAAAAATTTTAAAGGAACTGATTAGGTCATGTTTTCAGGTAAATATTGTAAACGATTAAAACAATAGAGATAGTTTTGTTatctattcaatattttatgcaaGAAAATGGAATAGATTCGA
This window encodes:
- the LOC110372280 gene encoding growth-blocking peptide, long form, producing the protein MKLTISILFCVILTLPFTNADGPLSNLFGRIHNSVHQSVQKVREDVHNALHPNDNVQQGNTDESIHFVEEEPKEDLAATVARQQAEVTTAPTTSTTTPQSGAVNTTTEGKDGRENFAGGCIPGYMRTADGRCKPTY
- the LOC110372279 gene encoding basic salivary proline-rich protein 4-like isoform X2, whose protein sequence is MARCFVIALCVCSLITIVYCAPGYENRGKRSPGPPPNRGPPANRGPPANRGPPDNRGPPDNRGPPNNRGPPNNRGPPNNRGPPNKGPQQGGDTYDQNSYNDGNGGNRPTNAPNTNNNAIPNNDNKVEADKTQTDKNKQEIVEVLQEFFGDRYQNTPVTEKVTQRPVQGGYPVFQAVAVTPEE
- the LOC110372279 gene encoding uncharacterized protein LOC110372279 isoform X1, whose product is MARCFVIALCVCSLITIVYCAPGYENREKRSTRQDVTDQFKTNGASRTRRQNLDTVDIVYIDASALDTTKLQTLQNKESSRLAPVNDQTDMNIRQIFQQPPETNTEFVTQNRDYVVYKLKDTSDIPANSVSDEKTTLASSDNYSYDSEQFGYSDEKRPPPPPPPEDDDLPPPAPPHHHPPPPPPHHPPPPPPPHHYPPPPPHHHHPPPPPPPDDYRSNYYDRYDSYYQKRPPPPPPRDDDRSRKFYDDRQIRQSPYDRPPPPRRDWPPQQYGRPPGGPPPRGPPPYRGGPPDRYDRGPPDRYDRGPPDRYDRGPPDRYDRGPPDRFDRRPPDRPRGPPDQYNRGPPDRRPPPDRDQWKDNENNKYTQYDNNPAYTSSTTEAVTQDNQYDIDIRFNDDDRTQQTTAAINSQNPKRDITTKRPLSPFLFQATPVTPED